The following coding sequences are from one Gossypium hirsutum isolate 1008001.06 chromosome A12, Gossypium_hirsutum_v2.1, whole genome shotgun sequence window:
- the LOC107937855 gene encoding uncharacterized protein yields the protein MENMGVLGKVVDYLLLLSFFSITLTAQLDIPESILPHAYNPFYQVYTTLTQDYLVLEQPGFFKALMTLELVYQLPLALLNIYGLLYSKPWFNTTCLLFGASIVASTTAMVGDILNSQKASANLMAMYYPPFLPLGVLAIVRGVVGLSSKAAPSIGNGPSSAVKKRA from the exons ATGGAAAACATGGGAGTTTTAGGCAAGGTGGTGGATTACCTTCTATTGTTATCATTCTTTAGCATCACATTAACAGCTCAGTTGGACATCCCCGAGTCCATCCTCCCCCACGCCTACAATCCCTTCTATCAAGTTTATACCACGTTAACCCAGGATTATTTGGTGCTTGAGCAGCCTGGTTTTTTCAAGGCACTTATGACGTTGGAACTTGTTTACCAACTCCCTCTCGCTTTGCTTAACATCTATGGATTGTTATACTCCAAGCCCTGGTTCAACACCACCTGCCTCCTCTTTGGTGCCTCTATCGTTGCCTCTACg ACAGCTATGGTGGGAGACATTCTGAATTCCCAGAAGGCATCAGCCAATTTGATGGCCATGTATTATCCACCGTTTCTTCCATTAGGGGTTCTGGCTATAGTGCGAGGGGTGGTTGGACTATCGAGCAAGGCTGCTCCATCCATTGGCAATGGACCTTCGTCGGCTGTGAAAAAGAGGGCTTAA
- the LOC107937865 gene encoding homeobox-leucine zipper protein HDG2 isoform X3, whose translation MFQQPNNNMMEGQLHPFEMTQNTSESEIARMRDEEFDSALKSGSENHEGVSGEDDQDPRPNKKKRYHRHTQHQIQQMEAFFKECPHPDDKQRKELGRVLGLEPLQVKFWFQNKRTQMKTQHERQENSQLRAENEKLRADNMRYREALSTASCPNCGGPTTVGQMSFDEHHLRLENARLREEIDRISAIAAKYVGKPVVSYPLLSSPMTPRPLDFGSQTGSGEMYGTGELLRSINAPAEADKPMIIELAVAAMEELVRLAQMGEPLWMTSLDGSTTVFNEEEYIRTFPRGIGPKPTGFKCEASKETCVLIMNHISLVEILMDVQQWSTVFSAIVSKASTLDVLSTGIAGNYNGALQVMTAEFQVPSPLVPTRESYYVRYCKHHAEGTWAVVDVSLDNIRPNPAMRCRRRPSGCLIQEMPNGYSKVTWIEHVEVEDRGVHNLYKQLVSSGHAFGAKRWIATLDRQCERLASLMATNIPTGDAGVITNQDGRKSMLKLAERMVISFCAGVGASTAHTWTTLSGTGADDVRVMTRKSVDDPGRPPGLVLSAATSFWLPVSPKRVFDFLRDENSRNEWDILSNGGVVQEMAHIANGRDTGNCVSLLRVNSANSSQTNMLILQESCTDPTASFVIYAPVDIVAMNVVLNGGDPDYVALLPSGFAILPDGSSGSSGSGVADAGGSSGGSLLTVAFQILVDSVPTAKLSLGSVATVNNLIACTVERIKASLTCENA comes from the exons ATGTTCCAGCAGCCTAATAACAACATGATGGAAGGTCAGCTCCACCCTTTTGAGATGACCCAAAACACTTCTGAAAGTGAAATTGCTCGAATGAGAGATGAAGAATTCGACAGTGCACTCAAATCTGGTAGCGAAAATCATGAAGGTGTGTCTGGGGAAGATGATCAAGATCCTCGTCCTAACAAAAAGAAGCGTTACCATCGACATACCCAGCATCAGATTCAACAAATGGAGGC GTTTTTCAAAGAGTGCCCACACCCAGATGACAAGCAAAGGAAGGAACTTGGGCGTGTATTAGGGTTAGAACCATTGCAAGTTAAATTTTGGTTCCAAAACAAGCGCACCCAAATGAAG ACCCAGCATGAACGGCAAGAGAACTCGCAACTTCGAGCCGAGAACGAAAAGCTAAGGGCTGATAACATGAGATATAGGGAAGCTCTTAGCACTGCTTCATGCCCGAATTGTGGTGGTCCAACTACTGTAGGACAAATGTCCTTTGATGAACATCATCTCAGGCTTGAAAATGCTCGGTTAAGAGAAGAG ATTGATCGTATATCAGCAATAGCTGCAAAGTATGTTGGGAAGCCAGTGGTGAGTTATCCTCTTCTCTCGTCTCCTATGACTCCTCGACCACTTGATTTCGGTTCCCAAACTGGCTCCGGAGAGATGTATGGTACTGGGGAACTTCTTAGGTCGATAAATGCGCCTGCGGAGGCTGATAAGCCAATGATTATTGAGCTTGCCGTTGCAGCTATGGAGGAACTCGTTAGATTGGCTCAAATGGGTGAACCATTGTGGATGACCAGTCTTGATGGCTCAACCACCGTGTTTAATGAAGAGGAGTATATTAGGACTTTTCCTAGAGGAATTGGACCAAAACCTACCGGCTTCAAATGCGAAGCTTCAAAAGAAACTTGTGTTCTAATCATGAACCACATTAGCCTCGTTGAGATTCTCATGGATGTG CAACAGTGGTCTACTGTGTTCTCGGCAATAGTTTCAAAGGCTTCCACTTTGGATGTCCTATCAACAGGGATTGCAGGGAACTATAACGGAGCCCTACAAGTG ATGACAGCTGAATTCCAAGTTCCTTCACCTCTTGTTCCAACCCGAGAGAGTTATTATGTAAGATACTGCAAACATCATGCAGAGGGAACATGGGCTGTGGTTGATGTTTCATTGGATAATATACGCCCTAATCCAGCAATGAGATGCCGACGAAGACCATCTGGATGTTTAATTCAAGAAATGCCCAATGGGTACTCAAAG GTTACATGGATTGAACATGTTGAAGTCGAAGATCGAGGTGTTCACAATCTTTACAAGCAGCTAGTAAGTTCGGGCCATGCTTTCGGAGCCAAACGTTGGATTGCTACTTTGGATCGACAGTGTGAGAGGCTTGCAAGTCTCATGGCTACTAACATTCCTACTGGTGATGCTGGGG TCATAACAAACCAAGATGGGAGGAAGAGCATGCTGAAGCTAGCCGAGCGAATGGTGATCAGTTTCTGTGCCGGAGTGGGTGCCTCGACAGCTCACACATGGACAACATTATCGGGAACTGGGGCGGATGATGTAAGGGTAATGACCAGAAAGAGTGTGGATGATCCAGGCAGACCTCCTGGGCTTGTGCTAAGTGCTGCAACTTCGTTCTGGCTTCCAGTTTCACCCAAGAGGGTATTCGATTTCCTCAGAGATGAGAATTCTCGAAATGAG TGGGATATTCTTTCTAATGGTGGAGTTGTCCAAGAAATGGCTCACATTGCTAATGGCAGGGATACAGGCAACTGTGTTTCACTACTTCGAGTCAAT AGTGCAAATTCAAGCCAAACCAACATGCTGATATTACAAGAGAGTTGCACTGATCCAACAGCTTCATTTGTAATCTATGCTCCTGTCGACATTGTTGCAATGAATGTGGTTCTAAACGGTGGCGACCCTGACTATGTCGCCCTTCTTCCATCGGGTTTCGCTATTCTTCCGGATGGGAGTAGTGGGAGCAGTGGAAGCGGCGTGGCTGATGCAGGTGGCAGCTCTGGTGGATCACTTCTAACCGTTGCGTTTCAGATTTTGGTGGACTCAGTTCCTACTGCAAAACTATCTCTTGGATCGGTTGCAACAGTTAACAATTTGATTGCATGTACGGTTGAAAGGATAAAAGCTTCTCTAACATGCGAGAATGCATGA
- the LOC107937865 gene encoding homeobox-leucine zipper protein HDG2 isoform X1, with product MPAGVMVPARNMPSMISGNGNIGGFGTISGLSLGQQPNNNMMEGQLHPFEMTQNTSESEIARMRDEEFDSALKSGSENHEGVSGEDDQDPRPNKKKRYHRHTQHQIQQMEAFFKECPHPDDKQRKELGRVLGLEPLQVKFWFQNKRTQMKTQHERQENSQLRAENEKLRADNMRYREALSTASCPNCGGPTTVGQMSFDEHHLRLENARLREEIDRISAIAAKYVGKPVVSYPLLSSPMTPRPLDFGSQTGSGEMYGTGELLRSINAPAEADKPMIIELAVAAMEELVRLAQMGEPLWMTSLDGSTTVFNEEEYIRTFPRGIGPKPTGFKCEASKETCVLIMNHISLVEILMDVQQWSTVFSAIVSKASTLDVLSTGIAGNYNGALQVMTAEFQVPSPLVPTRESYYVRYCKHHAEGTWAVVDVSLDNIRPNPAMRCRRRPSGCLIQEMPNGYSKVTWIEHVEVEDRGVHNLYKQLVSSGHAFGAKRWIATLDRQCERLASLMATNIPTGDAGVITNQDGRKSMLKLAERMVISFCAGVGASTAHTWTTLSGTGADDVRVMTRKSVDDPGRPPGLVLSAATSFWLPVSPKRVFDFLRDENSRNEWDILSNGGVVQEMAHIANGRDTGNCVSLLRVNSANSSQTNMLILQESCTDPTASFVIYAPVDIVAMNVVLNGGDPDYVALLPSGFAILPDGSSGSSGSGVADAGGSSGGSLLTVAFQILVDSVPTAKLSLGSVATVNNLIACTVERIKASLTCENA from the exons ATGCCGGCCGGTGTAATGGTTCCGGCGAGAAACATGCCGTCAATGATCAGTGGAAACGGGAATATTGGTGGCTTCGGAACTATCTCAGGACTTTCCCTTGGTCAG CAGCCTAATAACAACATGATGGAAGGTCAGCTCCACCCTTTTGAGATGACCCAAAACACTTCTGAAAGTGAAATTGCTCGAATGAGAGATGAAGAATTCGACAGTGCACTCAAATCTGGTAGCGAAAATCATGAAGGTGTGTCTGGGGAAGATGATCAAGATCCTCGTCCTAACAAAAAGAAGCGTTACCATCGACATACCCAGCATCAGATTCAACAAATGGAGGC GTTTTTCAAAGAGTGCCCACACCCAGATGACAAGCAAAGGAAGGAACTTGGGCGTGTATTAGGGTTAGAACCATTGCAAGTTAAATTTTGGTTCCAAAACAAGCGCACCCAAATGAAG ACCCAGCATGAACGGCAAGAGAACTCGCAACTTCGAGCCGAGAACGAAAAGCTAAGGGCTGATAACATGAGATATAGGGAAGCTCTTAGCACTGCTTCATGCCCGAATTGTGGTGGTCCAACTACTGTAGGACAAATGTCCTTTGATGAACATCATCTCAGGCTTGAAAATGCTCGGTTAAGAGAAGAG ATTGATCGTATATCAGCAATAGCTGCAAAGTATGTTGGGAAGCCAGTGGTGAGTTATCCTCTTCTCTCGTCTCCTATGACTCCTCGACCACTTGATTTCGGTTCCCAAACTGGCTCCGGAGAGATGTATGGTACTGGGGAACTTCTTAGGTCGATAAATGCGCCTGCGGAGGCTGATAAGCCAATGATTATTGAGCTTGCCGTTGCAGCTATGGAGGAACTCGTTAGATTGGCTCAAATGGGTGAACCATTGTGGATGACCAGTCTTGATGGCTCAACCACCGTGTTTAATGAAGAGGAGTATATTAGGACTTTTCCTAGAGGAATTGGACCAAAACCTACCGGCTTCAAATGCGAAGCTTCAAAAGAAACTTGTGTTCTAATCATGAACCACATTAGCCTCGTTGAGATTCTCATGGATGTG CAACAGTGGTCTACTGTGTTCTCGGCAATAGTTTCAAAGGCTTCCACTTTGGATGTCCTATCAACAGGGATTGCAGGGAACTATAACGGAGCCCTACAAGTG ATGACAGCTGAATTCCAAGTTCCTTCACCTCTTGTTCCAACCCGAGAGAGTTATTATGTAAGATACTGCAAACATCATGCAGAGGGAACATGGGCTGTGGTTGATGTTTCATTGGATAATATACGCCCTAATCCAGCAATGAGATGCCGACGAAGACCATCTGGATGTTTAATTCAAGAAATGCCCAATGGGTACTCAAAG GTTACATGGATTGAACATGTTGAAGTCGAAGATCGAGGTGTTCACAATCTTTACAAGCAGCTAGTAAGTTCGGGCCATGCTTTCGGAGCCAAACGTTGGATTGCTACTTTGGATCGACAGTGTGAGAGGCTTGCAAGTCTCATGGCTACTAACATTCCTACTGGTGATGCTGGGG TCATAACAAACCAAGATGGGAGGAAGAGCATGCTGAAGCTAGCCGAGCGAATGGTGATCAGTTTCTGTGCCGGAGTGGGTGCCTCGACAGCTCACACATGGACAACATTATCGGGAACTGGGGCGGATGATGTAAGGGTAATGACCAGAAAGAGTGTGGATGATCCAGGCAGACCTCCTGGGCTTGTGCTAAGTGCTGCAACTTCGTTCTGGCTTCCAGTTTCACCCAAGAGGGTATTCGATTTCCTCAGAGATGAGAATTCTCGAAATGAG TGGGATATTCTTTCTAATGGTGGAGTTGTCCAAGAAATGGCTCACATTGCTAATGGCAGGGATACAGGCAACTGTGTTTCACTACTTCGAGTCAAT AGTGCAAATTCAAGCCAAACCAACATGCTGATATTACAAGAGAGTTGCACTGATCCAACAGCTTCATTTGTAATCTATGCTCCTGTCGACATTGTTGCAATGAATGTGGTTCTAAACGGTGGCGACCCTGACTATGTCGCCCTTCTTCCATCGGGTTTCGCTATTCTTCCGGATGGGAGTAGTGGGAGCAGTGGAAGCGGCGTGGCTGATGCAGGTGGCAGCTCTGGTGGATCACTTCTAACCGTTGCGTTTCAGATTTTGGTGGACTCAGTTCCTACTGCAAAACTATCTCTTGGATCGGTTGCAACAGTTAACAATTTGATTGCATGTACGGTTGAAAGGATAAAAGCTTCTCTAACATGCGAGAATGCATGA
- the LOC107937865 gene encoding homeobox-leucine zipper protein HDG2 isoform X2: MPAGVMVPARNMPSMISGNGNIGGFGTISGLSLGQPNNNMMEGQLHPFEMTQNTSESEIARMRDEEFDSALKSGSENHEGVSGEDDQDPRPNKKKRYHRHTQHQIQQMEAFFKECPHPDDKQRKELGRVLGLEPLQVKFWFQNKRTQMKTQHERQENSQLRAENEKLRADNMRYREALSTASCPNCGGPTTVGQMSFDEHHLRLENARLREEIDRISAIAAKYVGKPVVSYPLLSSPMTPRPLDFGSQTGSGEMYGTGELLRSINAPAEADKPMIIELAVAAMEELVRLAQMGEPLWMTSLDGSTTVFNEEEYIRTFPRGIGPKPTGFKCEASKETCVLIMNHISLVEILMDVQQWSTVFSAIVSKASTLDVLSTGIAGNYNGALQVMTAEFQVPSPLVPTRESYYVRYCKHHAEGTWAVVDVSLDNIRPNPAMRCRRRPSGCLIQEMPNGYSKVTWIEHVEVEDRGVHNLYKQLVSSGHAFGAKRWIATLDRQCERLASLMATNIPTGDAGVITNQDGRKSMLKLAERMVISFCAGVGASTAHTWTTLSGTGADDVRVMTRKSVDDPGRPPGLVLSAATSFWLPVSPKRVFDFLRDENSRNEWDILSNGGVVQEMAHIANGRDTGNCVSLLRVNSANSSQTNMLILQESCTDPTASFVIYAPVDIVAMNVVLNGGDPDYVALLPSGFAILPDGSSGSSGSGVADAGGSSGGSLLTVAFQILVDSVPTAKLSLGSVATVNNLIACTVERIKASLTCENA; this comes from the exons ATGCCGGCCGGTGTAATGGTTCCGGCGAGAAACATGCCGTCAATGATCAGTGGAAACGGGAATATTGGTGGCTTCGGAACTATCTCAGGACTTTCCCTTGGTCAG CCTAATAACAACATGATGGAAGGTCAGCTCCACCCTTTTGAGATGACCCAAAACACTTCTGAAAGTGAAATTGCTCGAATGAGAGATGAAGAATTCGACAGTGCACTCAAATCTGGTAGCGAAAATCATGAAGGTGTGTCTGGGGAAGATGATCAAGATCCTCGTCCTAACAAAAAGAAGCGTTACCATCGACATACCCAGCATCAGATTCAACAAATGGAGGC GTTTTTCAAAGAGTGCCCACACCCAGATGACAAGCAAAGGAAGGAACTTGGGCGTGTATTAGGGTTAGAACCATTGCAAGTTAAATTTTGGTTCCAAAACAAGCGCACCCAAATGAAG ACCCAGCATGAACGGCAAGAGAACTCGCAACTTCGAGCCGAGAACGAAAAGCTAAGGGCTGATAACATGAGATATAGGGAAGCTCTTAGCACTGCTTCATGCCCGAATTGTGGTGGTCCAACTACTGTAGGACAAATGTCCTTTGATGAACATCATCTCAGGCTTGAAAATGCTCGGTTAAGAGAAGAG ATTGATCGTATATCAGCAATAGCTGCAAAGTATGTTGGGAAGCCAGTGGTGAGTTATCCTCTTCTCTCGTCTCCTATGACTCCTCGACCACTTGATTTCGGTTCCCAAACTGGCTCCGGAGAGATGTATGGTACTGGGGAACTTCTTAGGTCGATAAATGCGCCTGCGGAGGCTGATAAGCCAATGATTATTGAGCTTGCCGTTGCAGCTATGGAGGAACTCGTTAGATTGGCTCAAATGGGTGAACCATTGTGGATGACCAGTCTTGATGGCTCAACCACCGTGTTTAATGAAGAGGAGTATATTAGGACTTTTCCTAGAGGAATTGGACCAAAACCTACCGGCTTCAAATGCGAAGCTTCAAAAGAAACTTGTGTTCTAATCATGAACCACATTAGCCTCGTTGAGATTCTCATGGATGTG CAACAGTGGTCTACTGTGTTCTCGGCAATAGTTTCAAAGGCTTCCACTTTGGATGTCCTATCAACAGGGATTGCAGGGAACTATAACGGAGCCCTACAAGTG ATGACAGCTGAATTCCAAGTTCCTTCACCTCTTGTTCCAACCCGAGAGAGTTATTATGTAAGATACTGCAAACATCATGCAGAGGGAACATGGGCTGTGGTTGATGTTTCATTGGATAATATACGCCCTAATCCAGCAATGAGATGCCGACGAAGACCATCTGGATGTTTAATTCAAGAAATGCCCAATGGGTACTCAAAG GTTACATGGATTGAACATGTTGAAGTCGAAGATCGAGGTGTTCACAATCTTTACAAGCAGCTAGTAAGTTCGGGCCATGCTTTCGGAGCCAAACGTTGGATTGCTACTTTGGATCGACAGTGTGAGAGGCTTGCAAGTCTCATGGCTACTAACATTCCTACTGGTGATGCTGGGG TCATAACAAACCAAGATGGGAGGAAGAGCATGCTGAAGCTAGCCGAGCGAATGGTGATCAGTTTCTGTGCCGGAGTGGGTGCCTCGACAGCTCACACATGGACAACATTATCGGGAACTGGGGCGGATGATGTAAGGGTAATGACCAGAAAGAGTGTGGATGATCCAGGCAGACCTCCTGGGCTTGTGCTAAGTGCTGCAACTTCGTTCTGGCTTCCAGTTTCACCCAAGAGGGTATTCGATTTCCTCAGAGATGAGAATTCTCGAAATGAG TGGGATATTCTTTCTAATGGTGGAGTTGTCCAAGAAATGGCTCACATTGCTAATGGCAGGGATACAGGCAACTGTGTTTCACTACTTCGAGTCAAT AGTGCAAATTCAAGCCAAACCAACATGCTGATATTACAAGAGAGTTGCACTGATCCAACAGCTTCATTTGTAATCTATGCTCCTGTCGACATTGTTGCAATGAATGTGGTTCTAAACGGTGGCGACCCTGACTATGTCGCCCTTCTTCCATCGGGTTTCGCTATTCTTCCGGATGGGAGTAGTGGGAGCAGTGGAAGCGGCGTGGCTGATGCAGGTGGCAGCTCTGGTGGATCACTTCTAACCGTTGCGTTTCAGATTTTGGTGGACTCAGTTCCTACTGCAAAACTATCTCTTGGATCGGTTGCAACAGTTAACAATTTGATTGCATGTACGGTTGAAAGGATAAAAGCTTCTCTAACATGCGAGAATGCATGA